One part of the Magallana gigas chromosome 5, xbMagGiga1.1, whole genome shotgun sequence genome encodes these proteins:
- the LOC105331875 gene encoding cilia- and flagella-associated protein 410, translating into MEYEEEKLTEGLVLARTRAVDLDGVTKLNFWGSEISDISVVRSMPNLEVCSVSVNSISTLKDFARCKQLTELYIRKNKIENLSEIHYLKNLTRLRNLWLADNPCAEGKNYRATVLRTLPNLQKLDNVVVSEEERKEAEENGDQLPPPEDLEEVLNDEEQFTENGRDQEEIENETNENATGEDKQTDDGTVKKTPETKPKPPPVKPKQSLLDPVTLSWEETNKIREELGLKPLPFEKITTSKPVQKPTEKSRNAHVLQAVLILIRELDKDSLEIVNSATQKMLHSDP; encoded by the exons ATGGAATACGAGGAAGAAAAGTTGACAGAGGGTCTTGTATTGGCAAGAACTAGAGCTGTCGATCTAGATGGTGTTACAAAGCTAAATTTTTG GGGATCAGAAATCAGTGATATAAGTGTTGTAAGGAGTATGCCAAATTTAGAAGTCTGTAGTGTCAG TGTAAACAGCATCTCAACTTTGAAGGATTTTGCACGATGTAAACAGCTAACAGAACTATACAtcaggaaaaataaaattgaaaatctctcagaaatacattatttaaagaACCTGACACGCTTGCGGAATCTATGGCTAGCTGATAACCCTTGTGCTGAAGGAAAGAATTACAGAGCTACAGTTCTACGCACTCTTCCAAATCTACAGAAACTTGACAATGTCG TGGTATCGGAAGAGGAAAGAAAAGAAGCTGAGGAAAATGGTGATCAGTTACCTCCCCCTGAAGATTTAGAAGAAGTACTAAATGATGAAGAACAATTTACTGAAAATGGAAGGGACCAAGAGGAAATTGAAAATGAGACGAATGAAAATGCTACAGGTGAAGACAAACAGACAGATGATGGTACAGTAAAGAAAACTCCAGAAACCAAACCTAAACCACCTCCTGTGAAACCCAAGCAATCCTTATTAGACCCTGTGACTCTAAGCTGGGAGGAAACAAA CAAAATCAGAGAAGAGCTGGGATTGAAACCACTGCCATTTGAGAAGATTACCACTTCTAAACCTGTTCAAAAGCCCACTGAAAAGTCACGG AATGCCCATGTGTTACAAGCAGTGCTCATTCTAATTCGGGAGCTGGACAAAGACAGTTTGGAGATTGTAAACAGTGCCACGCAAAAAATGCTACACAGTGACCCataa
- the LOC105332189 gene encoding lectin BRA-3 produces the protein MASCILIVMAVIVLDGSFAQNEEKTLKKELSDLHYKLFKTLQNQTNMIKMAVFETQCNVNGCTFNGCGGRENNTCENEVFKKLNQIQSSVDSLKNSVTSIKGCKQGWKSFKGHCYLLIKIPVNWFEGQMKCREYGATLVQIDTAQENNWILKNFPKVRFWLDHTDVGKEGRWKMFSTGKSPTFSFWSPGQPDNHRGSQNCGYSYFNKNTGAWDDGGCSARFWIICEISG, from the exons ATGGCATCCTGTATCCTCATTGTCATGGCTGTCATAGTCCTTGATGGTAGCTTTGCTCAAAACGAAGAAAAGACTTTGAAGAAAGAATTGTCTGATCTCCATTACAAGCTCTTTAAGACACTTCAGAACCAGACCAATATGATTAAG ATGGCAGTTTTTGAAACCCAGTGCAACGTAAATGGTTGTACCTTCAACGGATGTGGCGGCCGAGAAAACAACACATGTGAAAATGAAGTATTCAAAAAACTAAACCAGATTCAAAGTAGTGTTGATTCGTTGAAAAACAGCGTAACATCAATTAAAG GTTGCAAACAAGGCTGGAAATCGTTCAAAGGTCACTGCTACTTGCTAATAAAAATACCAGTGAATTGGTTCGAGGGACAG ATGAAGTGTAGAGAATACGGAGCAACATTAGTTCAAATTGACACTGCACAGGAAAATAACTGGATCTTGAAAAACTTTCCAAAGG TCCGTTTCTGGCTCGATCATACTGATGTGGGCAAAGAGGGTAGATGGAAAATGTTCTCGACTGGAAAGTCCCCAACCTTTTCTTTCTGGTCTCCAGGACAACCTGATAACCACAGAGGTTCACAAAACTGTGGTTATTCTTACTTCAACAAGAACACGGGAGCGTGGGATGACGGTGGTTGCTCCGCGAGGTTTTGGATAATTTGTGAAATTTCAG gcTGA